In the genome of Thunnus thynnus chromosome 6, fThuThy2.1, whole genome shotgun sequence, the window cctttgtttttcatcattgttCTCTTATGACACTTACATTTACTTAGCCATGCAACTCTGGCTGGTGGATATGTAATACTTTTCATTCCTGTAAGTTGTACAGCAACGTCACTAGGCCaattttttcctttctttgatTAGACCTTAATATTAAGGAGATGGTAAACTGCTGATTTATGTTTGACATGCTTATCCATAACCAAGTGTTCAGTAAATTGATACTGGTATGGGGGTGTTATCACTGGACTGAGTCCAATATATCTAAAGACATCTGGAGACCAGTAAACCAAACTGAGCCtaaatacaaatgtattattattatcactgcTATTATTGCTGTTCAATGTGCCTTACATTAAACAACATTCTGTATATAGTAGGGTACTCTGTATTAGGGCTAGTGCATCCCTTCACAAGCATTTAAAAGTGTGGATACTTTTGCGAGGGGTTTGGGAGTCACCTTGTTCTGGTAGGTGATGGGGGTTGGACATATTGAGGGGTCCTTTCAGCCTTCTAGAAAACTCAAGTTTGTTAAATCTCAATAAGCCTTTAATTTTTTCTTCTATTAAATAAGATCATGgttaatttacattttccaaGCGGATCAGCCAGTTGCGATGTGACCTTTGTCAGCTGGAATGTCAAATCTTTAAATCACTCTGTTAAACGTAAAATGGTACTATCTTATCTGGAAAAAAACTAATGTAGGGATAGTCTACCTTCAGGAAATGCATCTGCATTGGAAATGGAAATGCACCGCTTCTCTACAAGAGGGTGTGCTCAGAAATTTTATGCTATATGGCAACTGTTTTTAACTTTATATGCAAAAAAATGAATGCCACTGATATTGCAGTTTTGTaatacttttttgtgtttttcttaccactcattattattacttatttttgttttttatcgtTTATTgtatcttttaattttatttatttattattctttgtGTCTCACCTATGATTTTTGTCACATtgactttatttatatgtaCATGTAATTGTGAAATCTATTCTGTTTGATTactaaataatacaataatggCACAATAATACTGTAGTAGGGATGCAGCTCTGTTGAAGCAGAAAGATGGGGGGATATATTGTGTTTATCCAACTGTATCtgtaatttattgtattttgtgtgacTTTAAATACCAAGAAAAAGACCTTGAGCAAAAAGAaataatcagttttattttgtacCTCCATTCAAGTGCCAATTCTTAAGTTGTATAAACCTTCCAGTATTCTTTACTTTATCTGTCTTGTATTTATGTGCCCCTGCACTATCCCTAGGCTTTCCTGGCCAACCCGGAGACCAGAGAGTATTGCAGCAGGTACCCATGCAGTttatgcagcagcagcagcaacaacagcagcaacaacagcagcagcaacagcaacaacaacaacagcagcagcagcagcagcagcagcaacagcagcagcaacaacagcagcagcagcagcaacaacaacaacaacaaattcagCACATGCAACAGCAACaaatacagcaacaacaaattcaacaacaacaacaaatgcagCAACAAATGCAACAGCAgcaaatacaacaacaacagcagcaacaattacaacaacagcagcagattcagcaacagcagcagatgcaACAGCTGCAGATGCAAGGTCTCCAGAATGCTCAAGGGCAGCAGGGAATGACGGGGCCGCAGACTTCAGGTCAAGGCCAGCCACAGATACACCCTCATCAGctgcaacaacagcaacagcagcaacctcAACAACCACACCTGCAGCAACAGGTAATATTGATGAATGGCAGTATTTAAAATCAACACATTGGTTATTCGTTTATCTATTCATACTCAACATTGATCCCCATTTCATATTTTAGCAACAACAgcaaatgatgatgatgctgaagatgcagcaggaGCAGGCTAAGAATCGCATGTCCATCCCTCCAGGAGGGCAGCTCCCTCCTCGGGGCATGGGCAATCCACCTGAGGTGCAAAGGCTGCCTGTCTCACAGCAAGGCAATATGCCTGTAATGATCAGCCTTCAAGGACATGGAGGAGTACCACCATCACCTGACAAACCCCGAGGGATGCCCCTGATGGTGAACCCTCAGGTGAGGTCCAAGTACTGAGgcataaatacatttctttaacaCTCGGAGGAATAGGAGCCCCCtttacatcataaaaacaaacaataaagaaataaacaagtaGCAAACATTACAGTAATAGGTAAAAAGCTAAGATAACcagtaataaaagaaaatagcCATGCACATAATTGTAATAAGAGTAGAAacataaattgtaaatattagTCAAAAACATTAATGTGATGACAATATATATCActatatttacattcacatcTCATGATCCGAACTGTgcactgtttattttcttgtgacTAAATTGTTGTATCTGTCCTCCTTTTGTAGCTTGCAGGCGCTGCACGAAGAATGTCCCTTCCTGATGCAGGGCAGGGTCCCCAAGGCACTGGATCTGAAGAGGCCCCTGCAGGGGCCCACCCAAAGCAGGACAGGCCTGGAGGTCCAGAAATGGGGGTACAGCCTGGAAATGGGACCCAACAGATGATGGCCAACCAGGGCTCCAACACTCACATGATGAAGCAAGGCCCTGGTCCCTCACCAGTGCCCCAGCACACTGGAGCCAGTCCCCAGCAACAGTTACCCGCTCAGCCTCAACAAGGAGGCCCTGTGCCTGGCCTTCATTTCCCCAATGTCCCCACAACCTCACAGAGCTCTAGACCCAAAACCCCCAACAGAGCCAGCCCCAGACCGTACCACCATCCCCTTACCCCAACTAATCGCCCACCCAGCACTGAGCCCTCCGAAATCAACCTTTCACCTGAAAGGCTAAATGCGTCTATTGCAGGGCTGTTTCCTCCCAAAATCAACATTCCTCTGCCTCCCAGGCAGCCTAACCTAAACAGGGGATTTGACCAGCAAGGTCTCAACCCAACAACTCTGAAAGCCATTGGGCAGGCCCCTCCTAGCTTATCTCTACcaggcaacaacaacaatggtaGTGTGGGTGGAAATAACACTAACAACAGTCAACAACCTTTCTCCACTGGCACTGGAGCAGGAGGTGCAGGTGCTAAACAGGACAAGCAGTCTGGAGGGCAGGGTAAGAGGGCAAGTCCTAGCAATAGTCGGAGGTCAAGTCCAGCCTCTAGTCGCAAGTCAGCCACCCCAAGCCCAGGAAGACAAAAGGGGACAAAGATGGCCATCACCTGCCCTCCCCATCAGCAGCAGTTGGTCAACCCTCAGGGGCAAACCATGATGCTCAGCCCTACCTCAGTACCTCCAAGTCCAATGTCTATGCCCGCACAACTGGGTGGGAGCATGGAGGCACAACAGACCCAGAGTCCCTTCCATGGGATGCAAGGTAACCCTGCTGAGGGAGTAAGGGAAAGTCAGGCAATGATGACAGCAGAGCAGCGACAGATGCCTCAGCCTCAGCCTCAACCCCAGCCGCAGCCTCTGAGGGAGTTATCAGCTCCTAGAATGGCAAGTCCTCGTTTCCCCACGCCTCAGCAGCCTAAACCTGACTTGGAACTGCAGGCAGGGACAGTTGATAGGCAGccaacacacacagcacctttGCAGGACTCTGAGGTTTCACCTGCTCTCAGGGCAGCTCCAACCTCCCTCAACCAGTTACTGGATAACACGGGTATCCCAAACATGCCTCTTCGGCCTATACAGAGTAATACTGTTAGGGATGTTATGGGAAAGGACAGCCCCAAGTCTGCTTTGGATCCAGAGAAACCACCCCACAGTAATTCCCAGAGCACAGACATGTCAGCTCCTGTTGCTACTACTGCCACTATAAATGAATCAGAAGCTAAACCCAAACCTGCTGTCCCTGTCCCTACCAGCAGTCCTAACTTGCAGCCTGCTGCGATGCCCAGCTTGCACCCTAGCACTAACGTAAACTCCAATACTACTCCCAGTCTTAACCAAACCCCCATCTCGAGTCTTGGTGTCAATCCCAGTCTGAATGTAAACACGACCTCTACCCTTTGCCCCACTCTCAGTACTAACACTAATGCTGCCCCGAGTGTAAGTCCCAACCCTGTCACTTCCAGTCAGAGCAGTACCGCCCCAGCTGTTAGTACCAGTTCTAACTCCAGCACTGCCCTAAACCCAGCTAGTTCGGCTCCAAAACCAAGCCCTAATCCTAAACCTGTGACAAGTGTTCACTCAGTCATACAGATCCCTGCCTCTTCTAGCACCATTTCCCCAAACCAGATCACTGTGTTTGTAACGTCTAACCCCATTACCTCTGCCCCCGCTCCTCAAGTACCCACATCTATGGTCTCCACCATGGTGGCTGTCCCTAACAAGAACATTCGACCTCAAGATATTCGGCAGCAGACCCCTGTGTCCCGACCTCAgttcatcaccaccaccccTGTATTTATCAATCCAATTTTCCAGGTCCCGAATGCATCTGTGGCTCCCAATACCACAGTGGTATCACAGTCAGTCACCATGATGGGTCCTATCCAAGTGTCCACTACAAACATCCAACTTCCTCCTGCCCCAAGCTCCACCCAATCAACAGGGGCTACCATGGCCAGCACTCAGCTTGCCAGAAGTGCTGTTGGACAGGTTCAGACTGCCACTAGTGTGTCCTCATCATCCTCAGTTGGTACTCTCCCAGCTCCTCAGCAAATTAACCCTGGGGCTctcaaaacagaaaatctaGGTGAGGCAGGTTCTGGTCAGAAATCTAGTCCCCCAGTCCAGCAGCCATCTCCCCATCCAAGCCCTTCAGCATCATCTCCCTTTCAGCCACCCCtggcttctcctcctccctgctctaGTCCTGGAGCTGTGAACACTCTCCGAAAGGGCCCCATGTCTCCATCTTCCACTGCCCAGGTGAAAAGTAAGTCTGCACAGGCCGCTGCACCTGTTTCTGGTACAGCTGAATCCCAGCAGAATCCTGTAGAAAGACCTGCACAGGGGCCCACTGGGGCTGTTCCACCCCAGGTCTTTCATCCTCCTGCTAGTCCTGCCATTCAGATTGAAGCACTAGTGCCCCATACTACTACTGCTGGTTCAAACATCATTACTTCGCCTACAGTCTCCTCTCCTATCCCAGTTCCTAGCCAAGTTGCTGTTCCTACTCAGATTGTTACCCAGGCTCCGTTGCCTGTACCAGCTTCAGTCTCAAGCCCAGCCCAGGCTGTAACTTCTCAAACTCCTACTGTCACTGTAGTTGGTACTGCTACTGTTGTCTCCTCTGCTACCGTGCTCTCCACGGTCACACCTGCACAAAGTCCAGTACCGTCCATTGTTCCCATTGTTACTGTGCCTGGACCTGTTCAGGAGGTTCCTCCCACCATACCCTCTCCAGTTGCTAACCCCAGCGTAGTTCCACCAGCCCAGTCTGATGCCCCAGCTGTGGAGCCTCCCATGCCATCAGCTGCAGGACCTGCCGAAACAACTCAGACCACCCCAGGTAAACACACAATTGAGAGCTAAAAGAATCATTAGGAATGTATACATACATCAAGTAAACAAAATGATGGCCACATTCTGGCCATGATCCTTGGTCAGGTCAAGCTGATGACTAAGAGTATCTTTTATATACCTTGTGTTACTGCTGCAGTACATGCCATAGTAACATATAACAATACATGTAATGCAACCTCAAGTATCATGCAACTTTAAGTATAAAGCTTTCTTGggttttaacatttacaaagaGTATTTGGtattcctgtttttctttgtttaaagAGGACAACGGTTGCTATGTGCAAAACCATTGGTGATTGGTGGCCATGGTGGAGGAGAGACTTATGCTCAGCACCCTGAATACATGGACATAGCCATTCTGTTCAGTCACTAATTTGTTTAATGTAGTCAAATGTGTCAGTTGAACTACTTCATCCTTTTTCCCCAGCACCTATTCAACAAGAAGTTTCACAGTCACAGGAGCCTGTTGCTAGTGAGAAGACAGGTAAGCATGATCATCCTtgttacagacatttttaacaatgCTTGTCTTTGAAAGAGAAAGGAGCAATTCCATAATGATCTCATATGAGTCATTTGGAACTAGGTGGAAAATAAATATCTCCTTTTTTGTCCTATTTAGGTGAAGAGGTCTCAACAGGTCCTGAGCAGGGGTAAGATTCCCGATAACATTTATATTCTTTTATTTGCTGTATTGCTAATTGACTATGTATTGCTTCATGTGCTGGGGTTTATTAAGGTATCCCTTACTATTGATCTCGGAAAAGTTGGCCTAGTCTTAAGACTCATGCTCTTGAAGGAGAAATGCTTAGACATTTCTAACTCTACTGAAACTCAGGGAGGTCATGTGGTTGGCCAAGGGGGTACATGGTGAAATCAATGAGCCACGTGGCCTCAGCACTTGGTATGTATGATTAGCATGCATCAATATAAATATACCAATGCATGTCCGAAGTTTAATCAAAACAAAGCCTATCACAACGCAAATTGTACCACCCCACTGACCTTTATGGCCATATCTCTTTTCCTGGGGATTGTCATAATATCGTGGGGAAGTGAAGCCATGTTTGTTCAGCACAGTTTATAGTTTACCGCTGTTTTTCCACTTCTATCACAGATgggcaaagaaaagaaagacgcCCATCAACTTAGTCCCAAGGTatgtattttaacatgtttgcgCTGCAAAGACACAAGCAGTGATCATGTCGACGTAGTGGATGCTGTCGGGATGAAGACGCACAGTATCTGTGGTAGACgaggaaaaacagcagagtCCTGAGTGGTATTATATCTTTCTCTGAGTAGAGCAGAGTTAACTCATGCCTTTGCATCTTTACTAACACATCGCTGTGTTATCTTCCCTTCCTTGtcgtttgttgtttttctatctGGTCCTCCCAGAGTTGCTGTGGAGAAGCCCAAGGGACCGAGCAGACGCAGCTCCCGGGCAGacaaggaggtggaggaggagccGGTAGCGGACAGTGGCATTAGGAAAAGATCAGCCAGGCCTGGAACCAGTGCTGCTGTAAAAGgtaacataaacacacaagcagCTCCAAAATAAACTTCAGGCATAATGTCTACAACTACACCCAAGCTGTACACAGGGCATTGCTAACTTGTATTATCTTTTTAACAGAAACTGGAGCAAGCCCCACCCAGGCCAAACGAAGGAAGTCTAAATAGGTGCAACTGAAGTTGCGGCAACCTGtgaactgtactgtaaatgtttttgtttcccgCTGTGAATCAGTTGATGTCGGTTTCCCTGTCCCAGATTATGAATTTTCATCAGAGGAAGAAACCGTGTAcagattgttttaaaaaaaaaaaaaaaaaagaattatggTATTGTTTTGTCCATGCTTTTTTTGTGAGATTGTAGTTAGaatgtgtgcatacagtatgtgtttgtgtgaatgtgcttTTTATATTAAATGCTGGATTAATCATGTGAAGACTGATAATGGAGCTTGTCATGATTGTATAATTATGTTGTAAACTGAATTAAATTTTCTACTGCTTTTGTTCTGTGAAACTGTGTAATATGATTAATCTATTTTTCTTAGATTGATTATCATTTTTTGTTCATATGAATCTCAGTTTGCTAATTTACCAGAGCTGCATTAAACTCCTAGATTATTGATAAACACTAAGCAGAATATGATGTAAACACAGGACTCAATTTAGGTGAGGGGAAATTTGAGTCAGTgacaacacattatatgctcTAGGAGATGGGTATATTTGAACTCTAGCATAACTGGATCAGAAACACGTATCCTCTATGAATTAGCTTAAATATTGATTAGTATAGTTTGAACAGATAAAGACATATCTGACTCAATCGATGATATTTTGATGCTCAGTCAGGCAGAGACCACGCAGCAGAGTATATTCTCTGCGTTCAGGTCGGTGCGAGCATGCGCAGTCAGTAAACGTTGGGACTCCATTCCAGTGAAGGCTCCCTGAGCCTCGCATCCGCACCACTCGCATCCTGAACAGCTGTCTCCTGTGACAACTTCACCTgctttacaaacaaaaacaacttgacCATGAGCGGGGATCATGGGCACGGAGACTCTCAGGTACCTCTTGATCAAGAATTaatgttttgtccttttttttgcGGGAGGGGGTCTATTTGTATCAATTCATTGGCCATAACTGACGAGTATTTATTGTTATGATATGAAATAATGATTAAGAAACGTTAGCTGATGTTATAAGTTAGCCACGACGTTTTCTTTGTTATTTCAGTGAGAACTTTGAAATTATGTGCGTTATTTGAATTTTTACTGTAACAATATATGTGTAGGGTACATTTGTATGCCAATTGAAACTTGAATAACCGAGCTACCGGCATTTTCaaaattgaaatattaaaactcttttttttcacaattttcaggTCAATTGTGGATCTAAAGGAAGCGGTAGGTCCTctgatgtttgattttatttataatgaCTTTGGTTTCCATTCGGAATCGTGACCTGTCTACTGTTAGTTTTTAAAGGACAGAAATGGCGTCCCAGAGACTAAGTCCCTTCTCCTCCACTCTGTTGCGGCTATTGTTCAAAAAGAGGGTCTGAATTGTGCATTTGCGCCCCTCGGTTTTTTAATCTGACGGGAGATTCCGAAAGCCCCTGGCATCGTGTTTATTATGCATGCTTTAGTTGGATAGTATTTACGTGCAATTATAACGAATTTTGGAGCCGAAAGTGGCAGAATTGGGGCTGAGGACTTAGTCTCTGcgccattttctttttctgtatgtAGCAGCCAGGGCGCCGATCAGTGAGCCAACTGTCTGCCGTGATATGGAGGCGAGAGCGGGGAGCTTATCGCCTCTCCCTGCCCGTATCTCACCACCAGCTGCACTGTGCCTGCTGCATCTCTGTGCTAGAGACTTTTATCTGCACTGTCAATAGGgaatcctcacacacacacacacaaaaactttaagtcacagaaaagaaagttgcactgcattattttaaaaagcatgtgCCCTgaggaatctttttttttttttttttttttttttgcacaatttaTAGCCCCTACACAGGAGTATCAATCACTCCTGCAAAGTTCAGAGCACTTTTCTTCTTGGAGGCTTAATTTGCTGCCGGTTGTGATGGAAAGAAAACCAGTGTGTGGGAAtagttttggtttaaaaataaCTGGGATGTGTGTTACTGTTTCATAAGACAATAGCAGGTAATAGCCGATATTAAACTGCCATAACAACAGGGCGCCAGGAGGTGATGATCAGGTCTACTTCCAGGAGGGATAACTCAGcaggaaacattttaatatgaaGACTCTTGTAAACTCATATTCATATCCTAATCATTTGAGACTATAAAAACTACTcatatttttccattaaaaaaaatcaggtcaCTACATACACACTACAAGTTGAATCATAACCTGCGGCAAAAAGCTATTGTTATGTTAAATATTGGAGACAATACACAAATATTGTTGGATACAATTTGAATATTGCAGTAGAAATTCTGGCAAAGTATGACAAGGTCATTGTCAAGTCTGCATAGATATATTTAGTTTTCTTAGTTTCTTGCCATCTCCAACATCACCATATACTATAGATGTGACCTAGAAGATAAAGTTACCTCAGGGGGATTGTGGGTCAGCTGCAGCAAATGTATGTCAGGCACTGAGTgcatctattattattattatattatgctCGATGCTAGATAATATAGACCTAATTTAGCCTAAATCCACTGCCTGCCCTTTTGGTCTCACTAAACACCTAGTTTGTTTAGTCCCACTTTCTGATAACAAACCTTGTGTAATATATTATAGTAGGGCTGAATATAGAATGAATATAGattatgctttttttctctctgtcagctcgtgtttatatatatttcctAGCACAGATAAACTCaacagacatttaaatatatatgtgtagtGAACCAGATGTAAAAGATTGATCTCAGATTCCacaaagttattttttgttctgatttttaaaatgctgatgaTCAAATCAATCTCTCCTTTGTATCGTAGACACTCACAAACATAAGGACAAGCACAAAGACAAggaacacagacacaaagaccacaaaaaagacaaagagcGAGAGAAATTCAAGTACAGCAACAGGTAGGATACCATGTCTGCACCTTCCTCTCACTTTTTTGATTAAGATAATACTCTATACTCGACTTAAGCCTTTTGCATGTGAActtacaaataaacttttaagCCCTACActaatatttacagtatttgtaaCATGTACATATCCTCACAATACTTTATTTTACCAGTATGAAGTCTGTTATGAATCTGTTATAACAGAATCTGTAATGAGGAGAATAATGGCAAAGTCAATTAACTTGGATACAGATTCTGCCAGTATGAGCACAAAAAATAACAAGTTTTTCAGTAAGAACATGAAAGAATCACACAGAGTGCTGCTGATTTAATTGAAGCTAATAAAGCACCCTGCTGTGTTGAATCAGCAAACATACATCACAAGGACTTCCTGAAATCCACTTTTATGAATGGCATCTGCAGTGCATTTGTAATTTGAACCGTTTTGGAACATTTGTTAGATTTTCTTGTTGTCTGGTTGAAATACTTGTGGGCTGCTGTGTGGTACTAGAGTCACAACTTTggccatttttttaaatcagcagTCATCCATGATGCTGTCAATGTTTGTCAAAAATTTACAAGTTCACATTACTGGTGGTTGGTGCTTTGTTGATGACATCTtttgtgtctgtgcatctgGACCACGTCTGACCTCTCGAACTTGATCTCTGACCTCTGTGGCTTCTGTGTCCCAGTGAACATAAGGACCACTctgaaaagaaacacagagacaaagacaaagagaagctGAAGCACAGCGACGGCAGCTCAGACAAGCAcagggaaaaacacaaagagaagaggagagaagaaaaggttTGTGCACAGATAGATAGAGACCAAGTCTGCCTTTATATGAAAAGCCATACAGACCTTTGGCATAAATATTATATGTAGTTTTCTCACCATGACAGAATAATTATTGTGTGGTATTAACTTAAAAACTTTGTTTTGTCATGATCACCAAATAATTATTGTGTGGTTTTGACATAACGCAAACTGTCTTCTCATGTTTATTCATGTCTTCCAATGTCAACGTTTAAAGGTGTGAAAGagtttgaaatacattttaattatttgctaATATATTCCCTGTTTCTCACAGATCAAATCATCCCACATAGACAAGCctaaaaaggagaaagaaaatggaTATGTAAGGTAGACAGTATCACTTTGTTGAGTTTACTTTGAGCTTAGTTATTTCTTGGTTATGATTAATGGGATATTGCTTTACTAATATACAGTTCAATGCTTTCAATGTGTGAATTAGAGACATGAGCCCTGCTGCCATTAAGAGCGAGCCTGAAGAAGG includes:
- the ncoa6 gene encoding nuclear receptor coactivator 6 isoform X2 gives rise to the protein MAHRRTPPQLSQRTEYLEADNDSDRDSGVGDDAGEDADSCHGSAVIEEETVNKQDGTEENSKEGDDFTVFVAFQGNMEDEDFTQKLDTVLSGIPNMLDMGSERLQPQHVEPWNSVRVTFNIPRDAAERLRLLAQNNQQQLRELGILSVQIEGEGAINVAVGPNRGQEVRVNGPIGAPGQMRMDVGFPGQPGPGVRMANPSMVPPGPGMAGQAMVPGSSGQMHPRVSRPSSQTDVMDPMMPGMSVQQQQQLQHQQTGPHGSGPMPPQATHHMQAMQAGRPLNPAALQQLQQQHHQQQQAQQQAQLSQLGPRPPFNPSGQMAVPPGWNQLPSGVLQTPAAQGGPAWRKPPPQAQMVQRPPSLATVQTPSHPPPPYPFGSQQAGQVFNAMGQGQLQQQQQAGMGQFAAPQPKGPQAGPGGVAGQPRPPPPLPPTSGPQGNLTAKSPGSSSSPFQQGSPGTPPMMAQRPTTPQGFPQGVGSPGRAALGQQGNMQQGFMGMPQHGQPGAQVHPGMPKRPMGFPNPNFVQGQVSASAPGTPGGGSGQQLQSSQAMTHTGAQPSASTPNSMQGPLHAQPNAMGVQSSMAGLPPGTTAGPSMGQQQPGLQTQMMGLQHQAQPVSSSPSQMVQGQGGGQTVLSRPLSQGQRGGMTPPKQMMPQQGQGVMHGQGQMVGGQGHQAMLLQQQQQQNSMMEQMVANQMQGNKQAFGGKIPAGVMPGPMMRGPSPNVPGNMAQFQGQVGPQQMTPQQQQQMAQLQQQQLQQQQQHQLQQQQLQQQQQHQQMSQQQPQQVPIAGNPNQVMGMHGQQMRLPAGHPLIQQQLQQQQQLQQQQKQQQQAMLQQQQQQAAQQHQHPLGDPNSGTGELGVQQMVPDMQAQQQQGMMPGPQHMQMGNGHFAGHGMNFNSQFPGQMPIGGPCGQAGGFPVSKDVTLTSPLLVNLLQSDISASQFGPGGKQGAGGGNQAKPKKKKPARKKKPKDGEGQQQVEGLGGLDVAGGMEDSELPNLSGEQSLGLDNTGPKLPDFPNRPAGFPGQPGDQRVLQQVPMQFMQQQQQQQQQQQQQQQQQQQQQQQQQQQQQQQQQQQQQQQQQQQQIQHMQQQQIQQQQIQQQQQMQQQMQQQQIQQQQQQQLQQQQQIQQQQQMQQLQMQGLQNAQGQQGMTGPQTSGQGQPQIHPHQLQQQQQQQPQQPHLQQQQQQQMMMMLKMQQEQAKNRMSIPPGGQLPPRGMGNPPEVQRLPVSQQGNMPVMISLQGHGGVPPSPDKPRGMPLMVNPQLAGAARRMSLPDAGQGPQGTGSEEAPAGAHPKQDRPGGPEMGVQPGNGTQQMMANQGSNTHMMKQGPGPSPVPQHTGASPQQQLPAQPQQGGPVPGLHFPNVPTTSQSSRPKTPNRASPRPYHHPLTPTNRPPSTEPSEINLSPERLNASIAGLFPPKINIPLPPRQPNLNRGFDQQGLNPTTLKAIGQAPPSLSLPGNNNNGSVGGNNTNNSQQPFSTGTGAGGAGAKQDKQSGGQGKRASPSNSRRSSPASSRKSATPSPGRQKGTKMAITCPPHQQQLVNPQGQTMMLSPTSVPPSPMSMPAQLGGSMEAQQTQSPFHGMQGNPAEGVRESQAMMTAEQRQMPQPQPQPQPQPLRELSAPRMASPRFPTPQQPKPDLELQAGTVDRQPTHTAPLQDSEVSPALRAAPTSLNQLLDNTGIPNMPLRPIQSNTVRDVMGKDSPKSALDPEKPPHSNSQSTDMSAPVATTATINESEAKPKPAVPVPTSSPNLQPAAMPSLHPSTNVNSNTTPSLNQTPISSLGVNPSLNVNTTSTLCPTLSTNTNAAPSVSPNPVTSSQSSTAPAVSTSSNSSTALNPASSAPKPSPNPKPVTSVHSVIQIPASSSTISPNQITVFVTSNPITSAPAPQVPTSMVSTMVAVPNKNIRPQDIRQQTPVSRPQFITTTPVFINPIFQVPNASVAPNTTVVSQSVTMMGPIQVSTTNIQLPPAPSSTQSTGATMASTQLARSAVGQVQTATSVSSSSSVGTLPAPQQINPGALKTENLGEAGSGQKSSPPVQQPSPHPSPSASSPFQPPLASPPPCSSPGAVNTLRKGPMSPSSTAQVKSKSAQAAAPVSGTAESQQNPVERPAQGPTGAVPPQVFHPPASPAIQIEALVPHTTTAGSNIITSPTVSSPIPVPSQVAVPTQIVTQAPLPVPASVSSPAQAVTSQTPTVTVVGTATVVSSATVLSTVTPAQSPVPSIVPIVTVPGPVQEVPPTIPSPVANPSVVPPAQSDAPAVEPPMPSAAGPAETTQTTPAPIQQEVSQSQEPVASEKTGEEVSTGPEQGWAKKRKTPINLVPRVAVEKPKGPSRRSSRADKEVEEEPVADSGIRKRSARPGTSAAVKETGASPTQAKRRKSK